The genomic DNA ACAAATCGGTTCCAGCAGCCACCGCTGGGCCGTCGGCGAGGAGCGTTCGGCGGTCAGCCATGCCGTGATGCACGCCCGGCCGCCCGGCTTGAGCACTCGAGCGACTTCTTCAAAGTAGACATCTTTATGAGGAACATGCGCGATGCACTCGATCGATACCAGGCCGTCAAAAGATCCGTCGGCCAGTTGATTCGACTCCCAATTCCGCAATAAATACGTCGGGCTGTTGGTCGCGCGCGGCTGAGCGATCGCGTACTCATATTGGGTCGACGATATCGTCAGCCCCGTCATTTGAAAGCCGTACTTCTCGGCCAGGTACCGCGACGTCGCACCGTAACCGCAACCGACATCGCAAACCCTCGCCCCCGGCTGGAGCTCCAGTGGAAGCGCAATGCGGTGGATCAGGTTTTCAGTCGCCTGCAGTGGCGTTTCGTCCCCCTTGTGCCAATAGCCATGATGGAGGTGATCGCCCCACAACTGGCGATAGAAAACGTCCAAGTCGTCATAATGTCCCGAGACGTCGACGGCATCGATCGGAACACTCGATTCAATCATGGACTTCGAAACCCCGTTGGTATGATGCGACGACTCCTTGCCATTTATAAGATATCGCAGGAACGCTAGCGAGATGAATTCCCAGCAAGCCAAGGCCTACGCAAGCGACAGCACAGGATTCCGCCGAAAACCCTCGCGAACGCTCCGAAGGCATCCCCGCTGTGCCATGTTGTCGCAATTCACGGTATAACATGCCCATCCCATGGGTCACGGCGACCAGGCCACCGCGCGTCGGTTGCCTTCCATTGCCTAAAAACATGCCGATTCGACGACCCAACTGCACTTATCCGGGAACCGCCCCCACGAAATGAACGTCCAGAATCGTAGCAAAGCATCGGATGAAGAAGCGGAAGCTTCCGACGACGCCCTGATTGGCAGGGCGCTGGCCGGGGAAGCTTCGGCGTACGATTCGTTGGTGCGGCGACATGCGGGACGGTTGCTGACGATGATCCATGCTCAAGTGGGAAACCGCGACGATGCCGAGGATCTGATGCAGGAGACGTTGGCTCAGGCCTATTTTAAACTGAACACATTTGCTGGCAAAAGCAGCTTTTTTACCTGGATGTACCGGATCGCCTTCAATCTGACGATCACCAAGCGGCGGAAACGACGGCTGGAAAGCACGCACACCCAAACCAACATCGAACTGGCCCCGACGCCTCAAGACCCAGCCCGATCGGCCGACCAGCAGATGGCCGACGCCGAACAAGTCGACCGATTGCGGCACGCGATCGGATGCCTAGAAGCGGGGCGACGGACGGTGCTGGTCATGCGAGACATCGATGGCATGGATTATGCAGAAATCGCGGAAGTACTCGCCATCCCTAAGGGAACCGTCCGCAGCCGCCTGCACCGGGCCCGACTCGACCTGCGGGAATTGTTAACGCGAGAGCGGCCGAACGATGAAGATTGAAGTACATTGGCTCTGTCGAGCATCGGATCGTTGATCATGCAGTTTACTGAGGAAATGTTAACCGCCTACCTGGACGACGAATTGTCCGGGACCGAACGAGAAATCGTTGAACAGACGATCGACGCCGATCCCTCCTGCGCAGAACGGCTCCAAGAACTACGGACGATCCGCGACGCCGTCGCCCAACTCCCCCCGATCCGCCCCCTCGCCGATCCGGTTCTCGCGGTGCGGCAACGGATCCAAGCGAAGCAACTGGCAAGCAGCGCGGCGAGCGAACGGCGAGTGCAAGCATTTGGCAGACTGACCGTACTGGCCACCGCTGCCTGTTTGATGCTGGCGATCGGCGCCTATCTGTTGCGCAGCGAAGGTCCGAGCACCGGCCAGCCGAACGGAGAGATCATCGCTTCGGGAGCGGCGACCGGCGATCCTCAAATCACCGAATCGCTGGAACTGCGAGACGGTGTCGCTTTCGAATCTCAGCCCGCCGCTGCCGATGTGGGACTGCAACTTCAACGCGATTTCCAGTCGACCGAAGAAGCCGACGCGGCCCCCCAAATCAGCGCGATGGAACGCACGCAGCCCTCCCCCGAAGCCGAACTTGCCAAACCGCTTGCCGCCCCCCCGGCGACCTCCGCAATGCAACGCCAGTCGGCCGAACTCAACGGATCGGCGATGGGCATGGGAGGGATGCGACAGCGTTCGCGCGCCCAGCCGTACGCCGCTCGAACGGCCCCGCAAATCCAAGCCGACCGCGGCGCAGAAGGCTTCGGCCAGGCGATTCAAGACAATGCAACGGCTCCCGCCCAAGCAGCACGACGCTACTTCTATCGCGAGACCGATCTGAATACCGGGGAATTATCAACCACTGCCGACACCCCCCGGGTGGAATCCCCAATGGCGAAATCAACGCAGGCTCCCTTGGATTCGCAAGCCTCTCCCGCGACCGCGCCCCAGCGATCGATCGCCGCGGCGGCCGACAAGTTTGACGCCGCGCAGCGCCCCAACTCGGCCGCGAAAGACGACACGTTGCAGTACTCCAACCGCACGGGCAGCCCCGCAAAGAATCGGGTCGCCGATGCACCCCAACTGCAGCAATTCCAGAACCTGCAAATCCAGTCTTCCCCCGATTTAATAGCACCACAGCTAATCAAGATCCAGCAATTGCTAGCAGACCAAAACCTCATCTCCCAGCCGAATCCATCGAGCCGTGAAGAAGAGAAGCTTAAGGGGAACAACGACCCATTAAAGGAATCCGCCGCGACGGCCAACCAAGCGGTCCAGCTGATCATCAGCGGCCGCCCTGAAACACTTCAGCAAGTTGCCGAACAAATTTTGAAAACCGTCGCCGGACGGGAGCGAGGCAATTTGAAGACGACCTTCCAAACCTCCCCCTCCGATGACGCATCACCGATCTTGGTGATCGACCTGCTCCCCTAGAGTTCCTCTTCCAGCGACCTCGCGGCGACTCCCTCGCCCTCCGGCGTGAATTGATTTTCGGAAACGATTTTTCAACCAACGCGCCCCTCCGAAGAAGCCAGCATTCGCTAGCAACTTCCCCTCGCTTCGCGGCGGGAACAATGCCAACGGTTGGCAAAATTCTTTTTAAGAAATCTTCTTTTTAGCTAATTCTCTGCAGACGCTTGAACTGGACACTTAGGTCTTGCACAAAAAGGGCGTGCCCAAAAACCAGGCACGCCGGCCGGTGCCCACATCGAAGCACCCCTGCACGGATTCCGTGCACGAAAACAATGCAAGCACCTAAGTCGTGCTTGCAAAAGGGTTTACGCGATAGCGTTTGACGGCATCTGAATATGGTGGCGAGTCTGCGGGAGAGTCGAGGCGAAGGTGATGCCCGGCCACGCAGGACCACAACATTGCGACCTTCTTGCAAGGACGCTGTCTACAGCCACGGAGCGACGGATTGATGGTAAGCCACGATAACTTCAGTAACCCGACCCAGACATTGAATAACACCAACAACGACAACCGCTTTGCAAGCAATGAAGCCGCACCTGCCGCAGCAACTCCAAACCGCCTGACCTTGCCGCCGATGAACGATGGCTTGTCGCTGCAAGAACGCCCCGCCGAAGCAATGCGATTGGCTCAAGAAGCCTTCACCCAAACCTCCAATTGGATTGAGTTCTTCCGCGAGACTCTGGGCGTTGAAGGCTTCGTCCGCAAGCTGTTCCCCACGATGGAAGAGATGCAGTATTTCGAGGAGTCGCACGAGCACGGCCAGATCCAAGAAATGCTGACCGCCCTCCGCAGCCAGGACACCGGCAAGGGAGATACGCTGGAACCACAACGGATGATCACCGTCCGTTTGCCAAAGAGCCTTCACGAGTTCCTGCGAGTCCAAGCTGAGGAATTGGAACTGAGCATCAACAAGCTGTGCATCAGCAAACTGCTGCAGACCGTCGACGAAAAGATGGTCCCCGAAGAGCGTGGCGGACGCCGCGGCCGTCGCCCCGGCCCCCAAGGTCCTCGCAAGAAGAAGGAAGAAGAAGTCGCGACCGCACAGCCGACGCAACAGCCCTACGGCAGCCAAACGCCTTATGGCAACCACGCCCCTTATGGCAACCAATCGCCCTACGGTTCGCAGCCAACCCGCACGCCTCAACCCAACTCTTATCAGCAGCCACCACAACGCCCCCATTTTGGTTAAGCAACGCGAAATAGGGCCGGCATCAAAATGCCTTAAGGGCAGGTAGCCTACCTGCCCCTCCCGCTGGCGGTCCACCGGCGGGAGCGTGGTCTGGGCGATTCCGCCCCCTCCCAGAAATCGCTTGCCCGGGTAAGCTGTGGCTCGCCAACGCTGCGCCGTTTTCGCAACCGCAGCCGACAGCGGACTCGTGATCTTGCCCCACTGGCCGACAGGTATCTCGTCGGGCCCGACCTTCCCTCCACCCCATCGCCCACCACCATGAAGTCTCAATTCCCCGACGCGATGCTTGCGCGAATGCAGGCCTGCGGCGTTGTCGCGGTGATCGTGATCGACGAACCTCAACATGCCGTCCCTTTGGCCCAAGCCCTGCTGGCCGGCGGCATCCAAGCGATCGAACTGACCCTCCGCACTCCCGCGGCGCTCGATGCGATCGCCGCGATTGCCACGGAGGTTCCCGATGTCCTGGTCGGCGCCGGAACCGTCCTGACCACCGATCAAGTCGATGCGGTGATCGATGCCGGAGCCGCCTTCGCGGTCGCGCCCGGTTTGAACCGGCGAGTGGTCGAACGGTCGCAAGCCCGCGGTCTTCCGTTCGCCCCCGGAATTGTCACCCCATCGGATATCGAACTGGCGGTCGAACTGGGCTGCCGCGAGTTGAAATTTTTCCCCGCCGAACCGAGCGGCGGGATGCGCTACCTGAACAGCATGGCCGCCCCCTATGCACACCTTGGCCTCCAGTTCATTCCGCTGGGCGGATTGGATGCAAAAAACATGGCATCCTATTTAAGTAGTCCGCTGGTTCCCGCGATCGGCGGATCGTGGATCGCTCCGCGGAAATTGATTCAACAGAAAGCCTGGGCGGAGATTACCGAAAACGCAACCGAAGCGAGCCGCATCGTCGCCGCTACCCAAAACAAGGAAATCGCATGAGTAAGGTCGTCACGTTTGGTGAAATCATGGGTCGGCTGGCCCCTCCAGGCTTTCTGCGTCTGCCTCAAGCGATGCCGGGCTCTCTGGATGTCACCTTTGCCGGTGCCGAAGCGAACGTTGCCGCGTCGCTGTCGATCCTCGGGCTCGACGCCCACTTTGTCACGGCGCTGCCGAACAATCCGATCGCCGATGCCTGCGTCAATTCGTTGCGATCGATCGGGATCGATACGTCATCGATTCTTCGCAGCGACGTCGGCCGACTGGGCCTGTACTTTCTAGAGACCGGCGCCAACCAACGCCCCAGTCGCGTGATCTACGATCGCGACGGATCGACGATCGGGCAAACACCCGCCGATGCGTACGACTGGAACAAAATCTTCGACGGCGCCGATTGGTTCCATGTCACAGGAATCACCCCCGCCGTTTCCGAAGTGGCTGCGCAGGCGACGCTTCAAGCGGCCAAGCTGGCGAAACAGAAGGGGCTGACCGTCTCATGCGATCTAAATTTCCGCGGCAAGCTGTGGCGCTGGGACTCCTCCTCGACGCCTCACGAACTGGCCGGACGAACGATGCGACACCTGCTTCCGTTTGTCGATGTCCTCATCGCCAACGAGGAGGACTGTGGCGACGTGTTGCAAATTCGCGCCGCCGAAACCGACGTGGCGTCGGGAAAACTGAGTGCCGAGCGTTATCCCGAAGTCGCTCGCAACGTGGTCGAACAATTTCCCAACCTGCGCTATGTGGCCACCACCTTGCGCGAGAGCTTCTCCGCGACACACAACAATTGGGGAGCGATGCTGTACGACGCCAACGCCCAATCGGCCACCTTTGCCCCGCAAACCGATGGTCAATATGAACCCTATTCGATTCGCAATATCGTCGATCGCGTGGGAGGCGGGGATTCGTTTGCTGCCGGCCTAATTTTCGGCCTGCTGCACGACGATTACCAAACCCCGAAAGCTGCGTTACAATTTGCCGTGGCCGCTTCCTGTTTGGCGCATTCGATCATCGGCGACTTGAATTTTTCCAGCCGCGAAGAAATCGATGCGTTGGCCAAGGGAAGCGCCAGCGGTCGCGTCGTCCGATAGGCCTCCCGCACCCCAAGCATCATGTCCGAACCATCTTCCTCCTCCCTGAATTCCTCCACGCCCGATTCGGAGCGGAAGCATCCGATCGACGCGGTTCACTTTGTCCACCACGCGATCAAGCATGCAATCCGCGACACCGCGGCACAGCAGTCGGGCAACGTAACCGGAGAGGGACTGTGCCGGATCCTGCTGGAACTGGCGGTCGACGAATTTGGTGGCGAGGGAGCCAACGTGCTGAAGCAGTGGAACATCCAGACCAGCGACGACGTGGGCCTGATCGTCGTCCGGATGCAGGACGCCGAAGTCGAGGAAGCTCGTCGCGTCGATCAGAATTCAAACTTCGCCGGCTGGTTCGATCTCGACCAGCCCGCCGAGCAGTGGAATCTGAAGTGGTAGCGTCGGCCGCTTTGGCCGATTTCGCATCGCTCACTTGTTCATCAGGAAGTGTTCAAAGAACGCGTAGACCACGGCGTTCGATTCGGCGTTGGGGGAGTGGTCGGGACGGTTGGTCATCGCCACGCGGTTCTCGTAGCCCAGCATTCGATTGACGGCGATCGTGTGATTGAGTGCCTGCCAGCGCTGAGGTGGATCTTCCGAACCGCCCGAAACCAGGAAGGGTCTCGGCGCCATCAAGGCGTGCAGTTCATGCAGATCGCGCCCCTGCTGCATCAATTTTGGATAAAGCCCGTAGGCCGGATTGCTGTCGGTGATCAGCCCCCGTTTCCGCCACGGGCGCGGATGATACCCGAGGTACCAGGGTTCCCAGTAGTTCACGCTGTTCCGCGCGTTATCGAATACGATCCCCGGATCGGACCAGACCGCACAGGCGAAGCGATCGAACAGGCACGATGCAAACATCGCCCACTTGCCGCCAAAGGAATGACCGACGATTCCAATCCGATCGGCGTCGACCTCGGGGCGTCGCGCCAGCGCGTGCCACGCATTGGCCGCCGCGTAGCCGAGCATCGACAGCGGCTGCACTTGGGCATCATCCAGGCTGGGGTAATACAAACCGTAGGTCTTCGCCGCTGAGGCGTCGGTGGTTCCAATCGATAGAACAACAAAGCCACGCCGCGCCAACTGAAGTGCAAAGTCGCGACCTGCCTTCCCAAACCCAATCGCGGTCTCGGGTTCGTAAAAGACGGTGATCACCGCAGGCCGCTCCCCTTCGCCATCGGGAATCAACAGATAACCTTCGGTCGACTCTTCGGGCAACCAGCGGAAGCGGACCTTGTGCTGCACAAAATTCTCTCTCCGCTCCGAAGCGAGCACCTCGAGATCCTGATCTTCGATCAGCGCTGGCCACTGCCCCATCAGACCTTCCCATTGCCGGAGGATCTCCGCGCGGCGGCGCTTCCAGTCGGATTGGTTTTCAACCATCGTGCCGTCGTTAAACTGGAGCGGCGAGCGAAAGGCTCCCATGTCGCCTTGCCAGTCTGCAGGCGGCGTGAAGTAGCGAGCGATGCTTGCAGGGGGCTGACGGTCTTGAGCTGTCAGCGAGGCGGCCGAGAGGGCGAGCAGGAACAGAGGAATCCAACGTTTCATAGGTGGGGTCTCTTGGAGGCGGAGGGATTGGATGTCGGCGATTTCTCACACGACAAGGCGGGGGAAAGCGGCGTATTGTTTCAATAAACGGCCGCAATCAGCGGGAAGGGCTCGCGCGACGGTGCCCGAAGGCTGCGTGAGATCGCGCGACAAAAAAGGAAGGAAATCATGGCGGATCAATCATACAACAGTTTACCTCGCGGCTGTATGGTCGGCTTTGCCATGCCGTTTGTACTGGTTGGGGTAGCTGCGACGGGGTTTCTTTATTGGAACACCTACCAATCCTATCGGGCGCATTCGTGGGTCGAGGTGCCCGCGACGATCCTCAACGCCAGCTTAAAGACGCACCGCGGCGGCGACAGCACAACCTACAGCGTCGAAACTCGCTACCGTTACGATTTTTTGGGGAAGACCTACCACAGCGAGCGCGTCAGCTTCAGCCCCTTCACTTCCGATGGCGATCGCAAATGGAACCGCGCCTTGTCCCGGCGGCTGAAACGCCACGTCCGCGACAAGACACCCTATCCCTGTTTCGTCGATCCCTCGGCGCCGCAAAACGCGGTCCTGGAACGCGATTCGCGGTTCTCGCTGATGCTGCTGCTTTCAGTCTTTGGACTCGCCTTCGGTGGCGCCGGGATCGCGATGCTATTCCATGATCGCAATCTACCCTGGCACGAGAAACGCCGGCAGATCGCTCAGGCTTCCGGCCAGATGTGGCGATTGCGCAGCGACTGGGAAGCGGGCGAAATCAAGGTCTCACCGCTGCATCGGTTATGGCATTCGCTTCCCTGGCTGGTGCTGCTGAGTCTGTTGTCGCTGCCGACGATTCTTTTGCTGCCGCAAGAATTCCAGCGTGGAAGTTGGTGGGCCTACCTGGGATTGATCGGCCCGTTGGCGATTGCGATCGCAGCGGTCAAAGTGTTCACCGCGATCTGGCATCAGATCACTCGAGGCGATTCGCGCATTCAACTGGCAACCGTGCCGGGAGTGATCGGCGGCCCCGTGACCGGGATCATCCACAGTTCGCGTAAGCTGAACATGTCGACCGGCGTTCGAGTTACGCTGCGCTGCGATTGCACGTCAAAATACCGCGGCGAGATGCGGTCGAGCGCCGTCACCGAGACGCGCTGGCAGGATGAACAAACGATCCTCACCGATCTGAAGTCCTCCGATGCCAACGCATCGGCGGTACCGTTCGATTTTGTCGCCCCGTTCGACCTCCCCGATTCGGCGCCGCTGGACGACGACAAGGTCGTTTGGATCTTAACGGCGAAAGGGTTGGACGCCGGATCTCCACTGGACATCACCTGCGAACTGCCGGTCTACAAGACGGCCGACAGCAGTGAAGACCTGAAGCGTCCCGAGAGTCTTGTCACCGACTTCAGCGACCCCGATCAGTCCGACGACATCCTGTTGGAATCGGGAGTCCGCATGGTCGATGAAGGGGTGCGGAAGCGATGGTGGATCACGGGGCAGAAGACGTTGTCGGGGATCCTAACGCTGCTGGTCTTCGCTGGCGGTTTCAACCTCGCCGCCTTTCTGATCTTTCACTACGAGGGACCTTGGTTCATCGGAGTGGTCTTGGGGCTGATCGGATTCCCGCTGGCACTCGGCTTCATCCACACGATGCTTTGGCGCTGCCGGATCGAAACCGCAGCGGGGATGGTGCGCATTCGCAGCGGAATGATTCCGCTGGCTCGCTGGAAAAACATCCCCTTGGATGACATCGATCGCTTGTCGATCCGGCAGACGACCCGGGTGAACGACAATGCGTATTTCGAGGTCTATTTCCAGGCTCGCAATCGCAAACCGATTACCGTGGGCAAAGGGATCCACCGCAAGCATCGGGCGCAACAATACGCCACTGCGTTATGGCGGCAGGTGATCGGCAGCGAGCCGCCCGGAATCACAACCCGCCGTTTTGGTGACGACAAAAAGCGGTAGCCGTTACGGTGAGACTTGAGCCGGCACGCCGCCAAACGGAAGCGTTTGGGAATTCGGCGGCAACGGAACAGCCGTCGGCGGCATGGCGGTCGGCGGCAACGGTGTCGCGACGCCGGTGCGCGTTTGGGATCGCAGTTGGTCGGCACGCGCGGCAATCACATCGGCGGGCTCGCTGACGCGCGGGACCATCTTGGTGTCGATCACCCGTTCGTCGCGGACCTCAAACGGCCACAACGTCTCCGCGATGAAATCGATACCCGGCAACTGGTACCAAGGGGGATTGATCTTATGCCGCAGCGTTTGGGTTTCGTAACCGTCGCGTTCAACGCGGACCTCACGGGTTCCGTAATAAACGAACGGGGTTGCTGCGGGAGAATTGCCGATAACCTGATTGTCGACCGATACCAACGCACCGGGGGGATCGGTACGGACCATCAGCCGACGACGCACACATCCCGACGAAATCAGGACGATCACGACAACTAAAACGTTCATCGATAAAGTGCACCGAGGCCCCAAACCATTCATAGCTTGCCTTAATATAGGACTGCCTGCGTCCCCCGTTTCCGCAGAATTCGGTGGCAGTGTAGTAATATGGCCGGCTCGCTCGCCAGACCGATTGCCCGCTAGGTGATCGGCAGTGAACTAAATACAATAGGTTTCGGCCGCGACACGGGGCTAGCAAACGCACATTCCGAAAAGAGGGCTGATCCCATCGAACACGCTATCTTGTCCGACGTAGGCATGCGTCGCGCGAACAATCAGGATTCCGCCGTCGTCCAGATATCCGACTCGCCCGATCGATGGCAGCGACGCGGACACATGTTTGTTGTGGCCGATGGGATGGGTGCGCACGCCGCGGGAGAATTGGCTAGCAAATTAGCTGTCGAACAGATCCCACACCACTACTTCCGCCCTTCCGACGCTCCGGTGCCCGAAGCGCTTCGCAAAGCGATCCTAGAAGCCAATCAAGAGATCTACCAGCGAGGCCAACAAAACCCGGAGTTCCACAACATGGGAACCACCGGCAGCTCCCTGGTCCTTGGCCCCGAAGGCGCCTGGGTAGGGCATGTCGGCGACAGCCGCGTCTATAGACTGCGCAAGCAATCGCTGGAACAACTGACCTTCGACCACAGTCTGGTCTGGGAGATGGAAGCCGCCGGCCCGATCGACAAGAAGCTCAGCCGCAACATCCCCAAAAACGTGATCACTCGTTCGTTGGGCCCCAATTCCCAAGTGATGGTCGACGTCGAAGGCCCTTGGCCGCTGCAAGCCGGCGACACGTTTCTGCTGTGCAGCGACGGCCTGACCGGGCAAGTCGACGACGTGGAAATCGGCGTGTTGATGGATTGCCTTCCCCCCAAGGATGCCTGTCGCGTGATGGTCGACCTCGCCAATCTTCGTGGCGGCCCCGACAACATTACGATCATCATTGTCCGCGTTGACGATGCGGAAGTCGTCGCTAGCGGCGCTCGAAATTCCTCCCCCTCGCATCGCAAGCCGCTCCAAATTTCGATGCCGCTAGCAATGATTGCCGGCACGTGCCTGCTCGCGGCAATTGTGTTTGCCTTGCTGGGCAGCTACGGCCCTGCCGCTGCAGCGGGATTGGTTAGTGGCATCGCCGGACTCCTGACGCTGATCGGTGTCGGCAGCCCCAAGCAAGCCGCTTCCCCAAGCTCCAACACCCCGCGAAGCACCACCAGCCCCTACCGCCGGTACGACTGTTCCGACAGCCGTCCACTGATTCGGAACCTGATCGGTACCGTCAACGCACTCCGCGACGCGGCCGCGGAAAAGAAGTGGTCCGTCGATTGGAGCGAAATCAACGCATTGGAATTCAAGTCCAAGCAGGCACAGCAAAATGGTTCGCCACGGGAGGCGGTCACTCTTCAGTCCGAGGCGATTATCGCCACGATGGAACAATTGCGCGAACAGCACCGCCGTCAGGCCAGCGATTCGACGATCGACTTCTAATATACGACTTCTAATTTACGGCCGACGCGCGGACGATCGGATCGCCCATCTTTTGAAGATTCACACCAGGTAGGGACTCGATTGTTCTTGCCTCGAGATTTTGCTTCCTGCTACACTCCGCAGCCATTTGTCTCATCTTTGCGGAGGGTCGCGCGTGCTCCGATATTTAAGAATCCGAACGAAACTGCTGATTGCCCTCGGCTTGCTGTGCGCGATTGTCTTGACACTTTCGGTTGGCGGTTTTCTTTCGATCTACGCTTACCGGCAACTCGCCAGCAGCGTCAGTGATCGTGCGGCCGAACTTCCGCTGACCAGCTCGTTGACTCGCGACGTCGAACAACTGCGGAACACCTACCACCACATTCACGACCATTCCAGCAGCGAAAATCCGCTAGCCCGAATCTCGTTGACCAACGAGCGCGAACAATTCCGAACCTGCGTAGCCGACGTCCGCTCTTCGGCCAATGCGTATCGGTCGGAATTGGATGCTGGCGACGATGTCTCGTCGCTGCTGTCGGACCGATCGCGTGAGCGACATACGATCGACGCGATGCTCCGTGGGCTCGAACGGATCGACGAGATCGTCCGCGCCGAAAACTGGGCGCTCAAAGAAATCGACTACGCACGCCTGGAAATCGAACTCGACAGCTTGGCCGATTCGGCGCAACAACTGCCCACCTTTCTGCAGCAACACATGCTTAGCCTGCGCGAGGATGTTCGCGTCTTCTACCGCATGGTCATCGGCTGGATGTGGGGATGTTCGATCTTGGCGTTTGGGATGTTTGCCGCGCTGATTTTCCTGTTCCATCGGGTCGTGGTAAAACCGTTTGGCATGCTGTTGAAGGGAAGTCGGACGATCAGCGAAGGGGCCTTCGATCACCGCATCGAACTGGGCACGGGAGACGAATTGGCGGAACTCGCCCAGTCGATGAACGACATGACGTCGCGGTTCCTGAGCACCGAATCGGAACTGAAGAAC from Rosistilla carotiformis includes the following:
- a CDS encoding SAM-dependent methyltransferase, which encodes MIESSVPIDAVDVSGHYDDLDVFYRQLWGDHLHHGYWHKGDETPLQATENLIHRIALPLELQPGARVCDVGCGYGATSRYLAEKYGFQMTGLTISSTQYEYAIAQPRATNSPTYLLRNWESNQLADGSFDGLVSIECIAHVPHKDVYFEEVARVLKPGGRACITAWLTAERSSPTAQRWLLEPICREGRLPSMGAASEYTQLAEAAGLRQVKYEDVTRQVRKTWAICVWRVVKFCFFSRAGWRFIFSSKSRHAIFLLSVARIWIAYATGAMKYGIFEFEKPTQ
- a CDS encoding RNA polymerase sigma factor → MNVQNRSKASDEEAEASDDALIGRALAGEASAYDSLVRRHAGRLLTMIHAQVGNRDDAEDLMQETLAQAYFKLNTFAGKSSFFTWMYRIAFNLTITKRRKRRLESTHTQTNIELAPTPQDPARSADQQMADAEQVDRLRHAIGCLEAGRRTVLVMRDIDGMDYAEIAEVLAIPKGTVRSRLHRARLDLRELLTRERPNDED
- a CDS encoding anti-sigma factor family protein encodes the protein MQFTEEMLTAYLDDELSGTEREIVEQTIDADPSCAERLQELRTIRDAVAQLPPIRPLADPVLAVRQRIQAKQLASSAASERRVQAFGRLTVLATAACLMLAIGAYLLRSEGPSTGQPNGEIIASGAATGDPQITESLELRDGVAFESQPAAADVGLQLQRDFQSTEEADAAPQISAMERTQPSPEAELAKPLAAPPATSAMQRQSAELNGSAMGMGGMRQRSRAQPYAARTAPQIQADRGAEGFGQAIQDNATAPAQAARRYFYRETDLNTGELSTTADTPRVESPMAKSTQAPLDSQASPATAPQRSIAAAADKFDAAQRPNSAAKDDTLQYSNRTGSPAKNRVADAPQLQQFQNLQIQSSPDLIAPQLIKIQQLLADQNLISQPNPSSREEEKLKGNNDPLKESAATANQAVQLIISGRPETLQQVAEQILKTVAGRERGNLKTTFQTSPSDDASPILVIDLLP
- a CDS encoding sulfur globule family protein, producing the protein MVSHDNFSNPTQTLNNTNNDNRFASNEAAPAAATPNRLTLPPMNDGLSLQERPAEAMRLAQEAFTQTSNWIEFFRETLGVEGFVRKLFPTMEEMQYFEESHEHGQIQEMLTALRSQDTGKGDTLEPQRMITVRLPKSLHEFLRVQAEELELSINKLCISKLLQTVDEKMVPEERGGRRGRRPGPQGPRKKKEEEVATAQPTQQPYGSQTPYGNHAPYGNQSPYGSQPTRTPQPNSYQQPPQRPHFG
- a CDS encoding bifunctional 4-hydroxy-2-oxoglutarate aldolase/2-dehydro-3-deoxy-phosphogluconate aldolase; this encodes MKSQFPDAMLARMQACGVVAVIVIDEPQHAVPLAQALLAGGIQAIELTLRTPAALDAIAAIATEVPDVLVGAGTVLTTDQVDAVIDAGAAFAVAPGLNRRVVERSQARGLPFAPGIVTPSDIELAVELGCRELKFFPAEPSGGMRYLNSMAAPYAHLGLQFIPLGGLDAKNMASYLSSPLVPAIGGSWIAPRKLIQQKAWAEITENATEASRIVAATQNKEIA
- a CDS encoding sugar kinase; translation: MSKVVTFGEIMGRLAPPGFLRLPQAMPGSLDVTFAGAEANVAASLSILGLDAHFVTALPNNPIADACVNSLRSIGIDTSSILRSDVGRLGLYFLETGANQRPSRVIYDRDGSTIGQTPADAYDWNKIFDGADWFHVTGITPAVSEVAAQATLQAAKLAKQKGLTVSCDLNFRGKLWRWDSSSTPHELAGRTMRHLLPFVDVLIANEEDCGDVLQIRAAETDVASGKLSAERYPEVARNVVEQFPNLRYVATTLRESFSATHNNWGAMLYDANAQSATFAPQTDGQYEPYSIRNIVDRVGGGDSFAAGLIFGLLHDDYQTPKAALQFAVAASCLAHSIIGDLNFSSREEIDALAKGSASGRVVR
- a CDS encoding prolyl oligopeptidase family serine peptidase — protein: MKRWIPLFLLALSAASLTAQDRQPPASIARYFTPPADWQGDMGAFRSPLQFNDGTMVENQSDWKRRRAEILRQWEGLMGQWPALIEDQDLEVLASERRENFVQHKVRFRWLPEESTEGYLLIPDGEGERPAVITVFYEPETAIGFGKAGRDFALQLARRGFVVLSIGTTDASAAKTYGLYYPSLDDAQVQPLSMLGYAAANAWHALARRPEVDADRIGIVGHSFGGKWAMFASCLFDRFACAVWSDPGIVFDNARNSVNYWEPWYLGYHPRPWRKRGLITDSNPAYGLYPKLMQQGRDLHELHALMAPRPFLVSGGSEDPPQRWQALNHTIAVNRMLGYENRVAMTNRPDHSPNAESNAVVYAFFEHFLMNK
- a CDS encoding DUF3592 domain-containing protein, which encodes MADQSYNSLPRGCMVGFAMPFVLVGVAATGFLYWNTYQSYRAHSWVEVPATILNASLKTHRGGDSTTYSVETRYRYDFLGKTYHSERVSFSPFTSDGDRKWNRALSRRLKRHVRDKTPYPCFVDPSAPQNAVLERDSRFSLMLLLSVFGLAFGGAGIAMLFHDRNLPWHEKRRQIAQASGQMWRLRSDWEAGEIKVSPLHRLWHSLPWLVLLSLLSLPTILLLPQEFQRGSWWAYLGLIGPLAIAIAAVKVFTAIWHQITRGDSRIQLATVPGVIGGPVTGIIHSSRKLNMSTGVRVTLRCDCTSKYRGEMRSSAVTETRWQDEQTILTDLKSSDANASAVPFDFVAPFDLPDSAPLDDDKVVWILTAKGLDAGSPLDITCELPVYKTADSSEDLKRPESLVTDFSDPDQSDDILLESGVRMVDEGVRKRWWITGQKTLSGILTLLVFAGGFNLAAFLIFHYEGPWFIGVVLGLIGFPLALGFIHTMLWRCRIETAAGMVRIRSGMIPLARWKNIPLDDIDRLSIRQTTRVNDNAYFEVYFQARNRKPITVGKGIHRKHRAQQYATALWRQVIGSEPPGITTRRFGDDKKR
- a CDS encoding PEGA domain-containing protein produces the protein MNVLVVVIVLISSGCVRRRLMVRTDPPGALVSVDNQVIGNSPAATPFVYYGTREVRVERDGYETQTLRHKINPPWYQLPGIDFIAETLWPFEVRDERVIDTKMVPRVSEPADVIAARADQLRSQTRTGVATPLPPTAMPPTAVPLPPNSQTLPFGGVPAQVSP